A genome region from Haliotis asinina isolate JCU_RB_2024 chromosome 11, JCU_Hal_asi_v2, whole genome shotgun sequence includes the following:
- the LOC137256416 gene encoding glycoprotein-N-acetylgalactosamine 3-beta-galactosyltransferase 1-B-like, with amino-acid sequence MLPLAIIKKHFKKLIFGFVIMCSFWRVLRMDYLRIEEELAKWKVQRSFVYGAKENDDYGEGVKASHIRLSCWVMTNPRNLETRSRYIQMTWGKRCDKLVFISSETNTTFPAVGQNVSEGRHHLTEKTLGGYHYVYKHHFDDCDWFFKADDDTYLIAENLRLFLADFDTNKPIYFGHHFKTLIKQGYSSGGSGLVVSKEALRRFGQQGHDPKICRQTGTAGDAAFGQCMQSLGVPIGNSTDSKGRSRFHCLSPAAHINGRYPKWYHVYDANGAKKGISSMSDYPISFHYVGGSKMLELDYLIYHTRVHLLHKGRPDANME; translated from the exons ATGCTGCCATTAGCAATAATCAAGAAGCATTTCAAGAAGTTGATATTCGGATTCGTTATCATGTGCTCTTTTTGGCGTGTACTAAGGATGGACTATTTGAGAATAGAAGAAGAGCTTGCTAAATGGAAAGTGCAAAGATCGTTTGTATATGGTGCAAAGGAAAACGATG ATTATGGGGAAGGTGTCAAAGCGTCACACATACGCCTTTCTTGCTGGGTTATGACAAACCCTCGAAATCTCGAAACAAGGTCCAGATATATCCAGATGACGTGGGGTAAACGCTGTGACAAACTGGTGTTCATCAGCTCAGAAACAAACACGACCTTTCCAGCGGTCGGACAGAATGTATCGGAAGGCAGACATCATCTAACCGAAAAGACCCTCGGTGGATATCATTATGTTTATAAACATCACTTTGACGACTGTGATTGGTTCTTTAAAGCTGATGACGATACTTACCTCATCGCAGAAAATCTTCGTCTCTTCCTGGCTGATTTCGATACAAACAAGCCTATATATTTCGGCCATCACTTTAAGACTCTTATCAAACAAGGATACTCTAGCGGCGGATCCGGACTGGTCGTCAGCAAAGAGGCCCTCAGAAGGTTTGGTCAACAAGGACATGATCCAAAGATATGTCGTCAAACTGGCACTGCAGGTGATGCTGCGTTTGGTCAATGTATGCAGTCTCTTGGAGTACCCATTGGAAACTCTACTGATTCCAAAGGCCGGAGTCGTTTCCATTGTTTGTCACCAGCAGCTCACATAAATGGGAGATATCCCAAATGGTATCATGTTTATGACGCAAATGGAGCTAAAAAG GGTATTAGCAGCATGAGTGACTACCCCATCTCCTTCCATTACGTTGGCGGCAGCAAAATGTTGGAGCTGGACTACCTCATCTACCACACACGTGTACATCTACTTCACAAAGGTCGTCCTGACGCTAACATGGAATAG